In Cryptomeria japonica chromosome 10, Sugi_1.0, whole genome shotgun sequence, a genomic segment contains:
- the LOC131065188 gene encoding cysteine-rich receptor-like protein kinase 43: MAGRGWQVENSVRFIILFPMLIIASIRADPETRLLYNSCGSNPPNNATLFKQILNTALESVVKEVAPSGFATKDEQAASDTTTDSVYVLVQCRNDKSPADCVDCIKVAGEQARNCSGVSGKAYYDGCYLRYESTDFYDTYTDATHRPVCGTLDAADSTSFSATGRSLITDLCTATPRIKDYFAAQTRQGPFNTTVYGLAFCLRSIQEASCKDCLSIARDNINKCFPLSDGRAVDAGCYLRYDSKPFFPSNATIDLTHFLHTGKKKASSKVWIISGVVGGVFLLGLLTFLHVFRKQIMRPEQTQGDIEGATELRGPEDFDFKILKKATNHFDQANKLGQGGFGEVFKATLQNGKVVAVKKLTLGHSPRAISEFESEVKLISNVHHRNLVRLLGCCRQGHERLLIYAYMPNGSLDRILFGKNKRLLSWKERFNIILGTARGLAYLHEEFHVCIIHRDIKSSNILLDDNFEAKIADFGLARLLPNDRTHVSTRFAGTLGYTAPEYAGQGKLTEKADTYSFGVVVLEILSGRKSIDLKQPPHMQYLLQWVWSLYEDNKVLEIVESEKEMEGYNEEEVLRVINLALQCIQASVTHRPSMSEVVTRLLSTDEIDFQKPLQPTLPVNMGYKSRQESSTSSQSNATFTETLSAR; encoded by the exons ATGGCTGGAAGGGGCTGGCAAGTGGAGAATTCTGTAaggtttattattttatttcccaTGTTAATAATAGCCTCCATTAGAGCAGATCCAGAGACCAGGCTCCTATATAACTCATGCGGCAGCAACCCCCCCAACAACGCAACCCTCTTTAAGCAAATTTTGAACACTGCGCTGGAATCTGTGGTTAAAGAAGTTGCTCCATCTGGATTTGCTACAAAAGACGAGCAGGCAGCATCAGATACAACAACAGATTCGGTATACGTTCTGGTGCAGTGCAGAAATGATAAATCCCCTGCCGATTGCGTCGACTGCATTAAGGTTGCAGGGGAGCAAGCACGCAACTGCTCCGGTGTGTCCGGCAAAGCATACTACGACGGCTGTTATCTGCGTTACGAGAGTACCGATTTTTATGATACATACACTGATGCCACACATAGACCCGTCTGCGGCACACTCGACGCCGCTGATTCCACTTCATTTTCGGCAACAGGTCGAAGTTTGATAACTGATCTTTGCACTGCAACTCCAAGAATAAAAGATTATTTTGCTGCGCAGACGAGACAGGGGCCGTTTAATACGACTGTCTATGGACTTGCCTTCTGTCTGCGTTCCATTCAAGAGGCTTCCTGCAAAGATTGCCTCAGTATTGCTCGGGACAACATAAATAAGTGTTTTCCTCTCTCCGATGGACGGGCTGTTGACGCTGGCTGCTACTTGCGATACGATTCCAAACCCTTTTTTCCAAGTAACGCCACAATCGATTTGACACATTTCTTACACACAG GGAAGAAGAAGGCGAGTTCTAAAGTGTGGATAATAAGTGGTGTTGTGGGAGGGGTATTCCTACTTGGCCTTTTGACTTTTCTCCATGTCTTCCGGAAGCAGATAATGCGACCAGAGCAGACACAAG GGGATATTGAAGGAGCAACGGAACTGCGTGGACCAGAAGATTTCGACTTCAAGATACTGAAAAAGGCAACTAACCATTTCGATCAAGCAAATAAGCTAGGACAAGGAGGGTTTGGTGAAGTATTTAAG GCTACCTTGCAAAATGGCAAAGTTGTTGCAGTAAAGAAGCTGACATTAGGTCACTCTCCACGAGCAATTTCTGAATTCGAAAGCGAAGTGAAACTAATTTCTAATGTTCATCACAGAAATCTTGTGCGTTTACTTGGATGTTGCAGACAAGGCCATGAAAGACTTCTGATTTATGCGTACATGCCCAACGGCAGCCTCGACAGAATATTATTTG GAAAAAATAAAAGACTTTTGAGTTGGAAGGAAAGGTTCAACATTATCTTGGGCACTGCTCGTGGTCTGGCCTATCTGCATGAGGAATTCCATGTTTGCATCATCCATCGTGATATTAAATCAAGCAACATATTACTTGACGATAACTTTGAAGCAAAAATAGCAGATTTTGGGCTGGCAAGACTTCTTCCAAATGATAGAACTCATGTTAGCACAAGATTTGCAGGAACCCT AGGATACACGGCTCCTGAATATGCTGGCCAAGGAAAATTAACAGAGAAAGCAGACACCTACAGCTTTGGTGTGGTGGTTCTTGAAATTCTCAGTGGCAGAAAAAGCATTGACTTGAAGCAACCACCTCATATGCAATATCTGCTTCAATGG GTTTGGAGCCTATACGAGGATAACAAGGTTTTagagatagtggaaagtgaaaaggAGATGGAAGGATATAACGAAGAGGAGGTGTTGAGGGTAATAAACCTTGCGCTTCAATGCATACAAGCTTCTGTCACACATAGGCCATCAATGTCTGAGGTTGTAACAAGACTCTTAAGTACAGATGAGATTGATTTTCAGAAACCTCTGCAACCAACATTGCCGGTAAACATGGGCTACAAATCACGTCAAGAAAGTTCCACTTCATCTCAATCAAATGCAACGTTTACAGAAACCCTCAGTGCTCGTTAA